GAAGAAAAACATTCATCCAAAAGAGTACCGTCTGGTTGTGTTTAAAGATATGTCTAATGAATATTCTTTTATTACACGTTCCACAGTGCAAACGAAAGAGACTATTGTTTGGGAAGATGGGAAGGAATACCCACTGGTGAAGCTTGAAATTTCCCACACCTCGCATCCCTTTTATACCGGCAAAATGAAATTTGTGGATACTGCCGGGCGTGTGGATAAATTCCGAAGCCGTTATAAAAAACATCTGGAGAGCAAAAAGGGAGAACGTGCTAAGGAAGAACCAAAGGAAGATCCGAAGAATAATGAACCCTCCGGAGAAAAATAAAATCATTTTTATATTTTATGCCCCTGCAAATTTTGCAGGGTTTTTTTTTGTCAAATTTTAACAATTTTTTGTTGTCTGTTGGTTAATAAAATTTTTGTTGTTATGTAAATTATCATTAATATTGCTTGTTTAAAAAAATGTTTATGAATTTTATTTTGTTTGATGATTCATCCCGCTCAGATATGTTTCCCATGACGCTGACACGGCCTGTGGCTGACCTGCGCCTTGGAATACTTACTATTAGGGAAAAATGGGAAAAATACCTTAAAACAACTACTTCTACACTTACAGAAAAATATCTTAGTGTAAAATATCCTTTAGTGAAAGGAAAAAGCAACATACTTATTAATGGCTCGGTATGTCCTAATGCTGCAATAGTAAAACAGGTGGTTGCTCTGAAACCAGATGAAGCGCTTGTATTTGGTGATTATATCATTGCCATGAATGTTGTTGAAAAAGACCTTGGCGTTGTTGAAATGCTGGATACATCAAAAAATGATGAAAATGACTCTGACAGATTGGACGAGATTGAATGCAATGTCCCACATATTAGAGTAACATACCCATGGGATTTGTTTTCTTATGATGCA
Above is a window of Bacteroidales bacterium DNA encoding:
- a CDS encoding type B 50S ribosomal protein L31, with the protein product MKKNIHPKEYRLVVFKDMSNEYSFITRSTVQTKETIVWEDGKEYPLVKLEISHTSHPFYTGKMKFVDTAGRVDKFRSRYKKHLESKKGERAKEEPKEDPKNNEPSGEK